ttggtgatgaacagggaggcctgacatgctgcagtccatggggtcacaaagagttggacacaactgagcaactgaactgaactgaagtatcacATAGAAGGTTCTTGTGATTCCTTGatgaattaaaagacaaaatgatttGGTTATTCACTGGATATAGATtttcaggaaaaagaaagttCTAGATCTCCCAAATTTTGATGTTCTCACAGATCATTGATCTTGTTAAAAATGAAGATTCAACTCACTAGATCTGTATGGAGACTAAGACTTTGTATTTCTCACAAGCTGCTGGTCCATGAGTCATATTTTGAGTAGCCAGACTTGGGACATCTCCTAACTACGTCATCCTTGTGAGGTTGGTTATATGTTTCATTAAATGTGACCCATTTGGATCAGAGGAAAATACTGATTCCATTTCTGGACACATTCTGTTTGAGACCCTCCAGTCAAGAGTTAGAGACTGGATTGTTGTTCTAAAACAAGCTAACACTTGATGTAAAGAGTTGGAAATCACTGgatgagaagaaaaaggcaaaatctGAGTGGATAAGATTTCCCCGGGGAGGAAGATAAATGGtggaaaaaaaaggttaaaaatagtCTATTATGGGAAATCTGGAATAAATGAACAATTAATAATTACTTATGGATGAAACTAATGAGCGAATCCATATTCAAAAAGGAAACTGggggagaaaaaaggagaaagaaccaGAGTGGATACTGGGAAGGAACAATCAGGAAGACAGAAGATACCTGGGTCACAGAAGGCCAAAGAGGAAAGCCTCTTATGGGACAGGGAATGTTCACGATGCCGAATGTTGCTGAGAGATTGCATGGTCTCATAGGACACTGTAGTGGATGACGTGGAGTGCCACTCAAACCCTGTCGGGATTGAAGCCCTCCTCCTCTCAGCTGCTGGGAAAGTTTGCTCTGATGACTCTGAGCTAAGTCCTTTGTCAGGAACCACCTTCCTCACCCAGGTTAATCCTCCCTCTATGCACGCATAACAAACCACTCatctgtgtccgactctctgtgaccttatggactgtagcccaccagattcctctccccatgggattctccaggtgagaacactgcagtggattgccatgtcctcctccaggggatcttcccaacccagggattgaacctgcacctcttatgtctcctgcattggcaggcatgttctttaccactagaaccacctgggagaCCTGGTTCTCCCTCTCTAGAGGCAGCCCAGGTACAAGATCTGGCCCTGCGTGGATATAAAGCACAGACTCCCAGCTTCGAACCACAGCTACTCTGCAGGGACCCACAGCTCAAGAGAACCCCCATAGAAAACGGCTGAGCTCTTTGTTGAGACTGCAGGGCAGTTCGGCTCCTCTCTCTGCCCCTTcctgtctccttccttccctcacagGCATTGTTTCTGAGAGCACACCCAGTCAAATTGCATCTCATATAGTCTGTTTCCCAGAAACCTGACCTAAGACAGATGTGAGGTTTATTCTTAGAGACTCTTGTAAAAATCATTCATAGTGGCATCCCCCCAAGGCCCTTTCCTGAACTGAGATCTCTCTGTCTCACCTTGCTCACCCTTTGCATTTTTGTTTCTGAAATTGCACGAGTAGGTGCTACCACACCATCTGTGGAGAAAAGCCTGGCAaactggggggcaggggaggcatTTGCTCTAAGACGGTCACATTCCCAGCTGTTTGGTCATGTAATCCACATCTTCTCTCACTCCCCCCGACTCCTTATTTTGCAGAGAGCTGTTTATGGTGCACCCCCTCCTTCCTTGTTTCTACTATCCACCTGTTGCTGCAGAGAATTGCCATGATCTTATGTGTTCTTTAAAATGGAAGGACACGAAGCCCACTAATTAAATCTGCAGATCAAGCTGAAATGCAAGGCATAGCAAAACCACGAAGGACAGGCAAGTAACATAAAGGGGCTGCAGAGCTCAGAAATATGGGCAGGAAATTACCAAATGAGCCTCAGCATGAAGGCCTGAAAGCTAATACAGCTGGAGGAAGGGAATCTGAAACACAGCTATTTCAATTTCCAGGGAGAAGCCTGGAAAGCAACAAGtcgaggaagaaaaaagaaaaaaaaaagaacaggaaggTGATATTAGATACTTCAACATAAGCTTATGGTGCAAGGGAGTGGAATAAAAAACAGAATGCATTTCTTGGCTGCATTTTAAGTCTCACGGCCACAGATGGCTGCAAGGTGACCCATAGGTGGGGCTTCATGGCTTAGACCAAGTTTAGTTTTCAGGGCTTGGGTGATAGAGTGAAAGGGGCAAACAGCAGGGCGATTGGAAGTCGGGGATAGAAACAGTCAATGGATGGGAGTGATTGAACACCCAGAAAGGGAGATGGACGGATGTAGGTTATCTCACCTAGTGGCAAGGGACAGTGGAGATGATGATAAGCGTGGGAACGGTGTGGGCTCTGGTGAGAAAATGCCTGTGCTGGGGTGTGTGCtgtactaagtcatttcagttgtgtctgactctgtgaccctgtggcccatagcctgccaggctcctctgtccacgggattctccaggcaagaatactggagtgggttgtcatgcccttctccagggaatcttcccaactcagggatcagacccaggtctcttaagtctcctgcagtagcaggcaggttctttaccactaacgccacctgggaaactgggGTACTACTTGTCAAAAGGGGACTAAGCCTCAGGAAAGAAAAGGTGGTTTTGAAAAGTTGATAAGCACTTTCAAATGGGCAGCAACCTTAACACGGCCATCCAGAGACCTGCGAAAGCAACACTGCCACAGATATAAAGGAGAATACACACTCAGCTGTTTGGAAAGTGAGTCTGAACCCGAGACAGATTTTGACCTTCTGACAAAGTTGCATCTTCAAACCAGGCACAGAGTCACTTCAGATAACATTTGGTCTATTTTCCCATTTTCAATTGATTCAAGAAAAAATAGTTGAACAAGTAGAATGTGTGTTCCGAAGTAGAGCTGGTGTTTCATGAACGTATAAGTTCATAGAGAACTGGGACCTTGCCTTGTTCATCTCTGAATCCCAAGCGTTGAGTACAATAGATATGCTTATTCAGTGTGTTCTGTATCAATTAATGATGGAAAACTCGAAAAAATATTCTTTGCAGTGATGTTAAagaacacactttttaaaaatataaatttatttttaattggacaaTAATTGCCTTacgatattgtgttggtttctgccctgtATCGGCATGAATCAGTCAAGGGggtatgtatgtcccctcccttttgagcctgcctcctgtctcccagcccatcccacccccctaggTTGTCGCAGAGCACCAGGGGGAGCTCCCTCTGTTACACAGCGGCTCCCCGCGAGCTGTCTATTTCACACGTGGTAACGGACGTACTCCAATGCTACTCTTtcagatcatctcaccctctcctttccccactgtgtctacaagtctgcttctccattgctgccctacaaataagttcatcagtaccatctttatagactccatatatatgcgttaatatactttgtttttctctttctgacttacttcactctatataacagaACACACTTTTGGCAGTCCAGAGGCTCatcacttttgaggctctttggAAACTTTCCCCAAAGTGTTGGTATTCAAGAAAGATTAATTCTTCTCTATCTTCCAGGGGTAAGAGCATCCTTTATCAGGGGCAAAAGACCCTTCCGCATGGGGTTGGGCAGGCTCCCACGTTTAAAAATTAGAtagcttctttctttctaaagTCTGAGTGAGAAATGGAGGAAGCTGATGGGAACTGTTCATTAATTTATTGAACAGATGTTAAGATGCTGTAAAGTTTAACGGTTAAGAACATGGTCTAAGAGCCAGATGGCCAGACTTCAAATTCTGGCTCCGCTACTTCCTAATTGGGCATATCTTCTGGCAAGTTATCTAACTGAATTGTGTTtccgtttcttcatttgtaaagcaAGGATGATAACAGTTCCTGATGAatgaggttgttgtgaggattaaattaaataatcCATGGAAAGCACTTAAAAGGGTGCTGATCAGTAATCTTCCctttctgggtgtgtgtgtgtgtgtgtgtatgtgtgaatgtgtgtgtgtgcagataaATTGAGCACATGCCAGGGCTGGGTACTTTGATGCTGAGAGGACAGTGATAAGCAAGACAGGCAAGGTATGAGATCATCAGTTCTTACTAGAGTCAGACTCTAAGCCAGGAGGTAAGTAAAGAAAAACAGTAACTTCAGATGCAGATGAGTTacatagagaaataaaatgatgtgATGTGCCATAATAAGCTGGGGAGACCAAGGCACTCTATTAGAGAGGCCGGAGGAAGACTTGAGAAAGTCGGGGCTAAAATCTGAGTGGCCAGAAAGAGTCAACCATGCGAGGGTCTGGGGTAGAAGAAACACCATGTGCAGATGCTGCCTTAAGGGAAGCAAGTCTGTCTTGTCCAAGGAAGACAGAGTGACAAAGGATTGGGGACAAAAGAGGCGAGAGACAGGTGAACTTTAGAAGGGAAGCAAGGGCCAGAGGTGTAGAGTCTTGTTTTCTGAGAAAACAACTTTGGGTTTTGGTTTAAGACAATGGGAAGCTGTCAGAGACTTTTGAACAGAAAGTAATATGATCTGGCTTTGAATTTTTCAAGGATTGTTCTGGTtttgatgtggagagctgacaaTCTGGtccaagaaagaaagcaaaggggCTAGGTGGAGGCTATTATCAGTTGCAGAATCCAGAGAAGTTAACAACGAGTATAGCATTAGaaatgggaagggaaaaaaaaagtatgggtTTAAATTACAGTTTAGAATAGAACCAGCTGGATTTCCTGATAGGTTGGATACGGCAGGAAGATGAAAACAGAAGAAACTATTCACATCTTAAGTGTCTAGCATTTGATTAagctctgaaagaaaaaaaattagtttcaaaTTATTGATTATACACAGTGCCTGCCTTTAAATGACTTCCAAACTGTAGTTTTCAGAGTCCTGATAGGAAACAGAATCCCTCTGAGACTTTTAAAAAGGGATAATCTACACAGGCACGAGCGAAACAAGAGGAGTCAGTAGGCAGGTGAGGAACACAgtaaccagcggggatgaggagTGAGGAAAAGACGGGAGAAGGGGCGTGTGGACGCAGCAGGCGAAGGGGAGGGCGGGCTGAGCTGCTAAAGCAGTGCTAACATACGCCACCGTGGGTGAGACAGCCAGCCAGCGGGAAGCTGCCCAGGAACACAGGAAGCCCAGCTCAGCACTCTGCGATGGCCTagaggggagggtggaggggtggggggtggcagggaAGAGATGTggacatgtatatacatatatatacaactgGTTCAtgttgctatacagcagaaagtaacacaatgttgtgaaagtcgctcagtcatgtccgactctttgtggccccgtggactacacagtccatggaattctccaggccagaattctggagtgggtagcctttcccttctccgggggatcttcccaacccaggggttgaacccaggtctcccacattgcaggcggattctttaccagctgagctgcaagggaagtccaagaacatagcatttatactccaatttaaaaaagaagaagaaaaggcaagAGGAGGAAGTCTTACTTAGGAGGCTCCATGACACATGCAGAGCCATCTGGCGGGAGCTACGTGACACCTAGAGGCGCACATCACTCCCATAAGCTGTGGCCCGGAGCTCGAGGGAAGTGAAGTAGGGACTACTCTGACCTCTCTCCTCTCACATCCGAGTGTCTCGCTAGTGCTTGCCATGACTCCCACGGGAGTCCAGACAGCAGAGGAGCCTATGTGATGATCTGAACTGTTGGTCTCCCTGGGGCACAGAAGACGACGGAGAAAAACACAGGATAGGTCTGGTGTGTTGCCAGCACTGAGCAAAAGTTAAAGCAGGCAGATGAGCAACATggttaaagaagagagaaaatacaatCTGGATCCAGTCTAACACCAACTTCAGGGTTTTCATACAGGCTCAGCCCGGAGTCAGCATCCAATTTAAATTCCTTCAAGCAAAAGACCCAAGGATACAACTCACTTGCACTTCTTCTCCTTGTGGGTGGTTCCCACTCCATTGTTTTTCCCCTCAAGGATGGAGGTGTTGGGCTGCAGACCTACAAACCCTATGTTGCCCAGCTTCAAGATCCAAGAAAGAGCCAAGAGCCagcaaaagagaaatcaaatttttttttaattggaggataattgctttacaatgttgtgttggttcctgccaGGCAGCAGCACAAATCAGTCATAAccaaacacatatacatataccccctccctcttgggggCGTCCCAGTGGCCGCAGAGGtcaagaatcggcctgccagcGCAAGAGAATCAGGAGATGCcagctggatccctgggtggggaagatcccctagaggaggaaatggcagcccactccagcattcttgcctggagaatcccagggacagaggagccgggtgagCTGCACGCtcacaaagagtgagacgtgACTGaacctccatcccacctccccagccccatCTCCTCACCCGGCCTTCTAGGCGTCACGGAGCGCCAGGGCGGTCTCCCCGTGTTACATACACGCGGCTTCCCCGCGGCTGTCTGTGTACACCTGGTGGTGACTATATGTCAATGCTCCTTCCTCagttcaccccaccctctccttccccagctgggTCCACCAGGCCGTcgtctatgtctgcgtctccggGGGTTTAACGGGTGGGAAGCGTCTGCAGCGAGGTGCCGGAGCCACACCTTACCGTGTGCCCGACAGGGCGAAGGGAGCGACAGCAGGTTCGGTAGTtgccagggaaaccagcagaggggcTCCATCAGCCGCTGGGGCCCGGGGCAAGCGTGCGGGGACTCAGTCGTGGGAGTCAGCTGTCGGCGAGGCACATGCGGGCTGGGCAGGGCATGGGCGGGGAGCAGGGGGGCAGCATCTCGAGAGGCCTGACCACTCGGGGGTGGTGGGCACGGCTGCAGGGGGGGATTTAACATCTCCGTGGCCTCTGAAGCAAAATGCACGCTTCTTTGTTCTAAGAGTTTTACCATTGCTTACACACGGGGAAGGAGAGGGCGGGACAGACAGGACAGGGCTGAAACATACACATcgccatatgtgaaatagagagCCTGTGGGAATTTGGACACAGGGAGCCCAAACCCAGCGCTCTGCGACAGCCTAGAGCACTGGATGGGAtgggcggggagggcgggggtaggcgggagggaggctgaagagcgaggggacatatgtacacctgtggctgattcgtgtcCATGATTAGCAGAAACCAACCCAATGATGTAAAGCGATTATTCTCcagttagaaataaataaattttaaaaagaacaatttgACCGCCAGAAACTGCAGAAAAATGCACGGAAGATAACACACAAGAGCTAGCCCCGGGAAGCTATGAAGCTCACTGCCACGCCCTGGGACCCACGACGCCTGCATCTCTCTGAGACAGCATGCAGTGCCATGTTTTAATAAAACAATTTGCCCGGGAAACATCCACCTCACCTGATCTGTAGCTTTTCAGCTACAGAAACCTCTGTGTCAGGCTTCCTCCACACCACTGCTGGTCGGAAAGAGTTCTCATGACTGCCTCTGGGTCCTTTTGCCCCTAGCCTGCCTCACTGCCCATATTTACACCTGTAACAGCTGCTCAGGCTCCCTCTCCTCATCAAGGATCATGAGAGGCACTCCATTCAAGGGGAGGTGTGCAATCTGGTGCCCCTCAGGCAGGTCAAAACTCTCAAAATCTAATGGATTGAAGGGaaagaatttttctatttctggatAGGTGTCATCTGAGGCAGGAACCGAACTTTTTGCCTTAACAGTCTTCTCAGTAATCTTTTTGGTAGAGAAagttgtctgtttctgtttgagcGGTCCATTTGTCTTAACTGATTTTTCTGTAGCTCTGTGGACATTTCCCAAAGCCTTTCTGGCAGTTTTTGGTAAAGCTGGTGGAGCATCAAACATTTTGCCAACACGTGGTGTTGACAACAGCCAGACAGCCAGACACCAAGCCGCCGTGCAAGGGCAGATCCCGGCTCTGAGGAGCTCCTGGGATCTCACAGAACGCCATTTGCGCATCATCACGGAGCCTGCCTCCACTTTGCTCTCTTACCATATCTGAGGCTTGGGAAGCCTGTGTGCACGACAGATCAACGGCATTTTAAGTCTTCATCACTATGCCTCCTGGTGCAGCTTGCTATGCTGATCACAGTTATGACTCACCCTAAATTCTTAATGCTCCATTTCAGCGCAAAGAAATGGCATTCTTATGGAAATGTAACTCTTACCTTAGCCCACCCAACAATTGCCAATATTCCAGGAGTTGTAGATTATAAACTCAATCAGGACACAGATTCTGTCTGCCTTGAATTTTACTATATTCCCTAAAGCCTATCTTCATATCTATATACAGataatgcttaataaatgtctgctaaattgttgttgttacttaatcactaagttgtgtctgactcttttgcgaacccatggactggggcccaccaggctcctttgtccatgggatttcccaggcaaaaatactggggtgggttgccatttccttctccaggggctcttcccaacccaggggtcaaactcatgtctcctgaattagcaggcagtttctttaccactggcccacagggaagcccatctgctAAATACTGAGTAGAAAATTGTTTTGCAGATTTTAAGTGTCATTCTTGCCTGTGCCCTCCTAAGCCTGTGccctctgcacacacacagacacacacacacacacacacactttctcctATTTGCACACATAACACATTCTTGGTGATACTTAAATCTATGTTTGGCTCAAGGCACCAAGACAGTTATCAGTGAGAGAAAGCAGAGACCATTTCTCTAGAAGGATAAGACAAGAAATCTCTCCCTTGGCATTGTCTCAGGAAGGGCACAGCCCTCATCCCACTCCAACTCTGTCCCTGACTGTTCTGAGAACCCTCCCCTATTCGCTTTCTCTCCACAATTAAAGGGAGGAATTGAATTTAGTCTCGTCTTTcactagtactcttgcctggagaatcccatggagggaggagcctggtaggattgcctggagaatcccatggggagGAGctgggtaggctacagtccatggggtcgcaaagagccggacacaactgagcgacttcactttcactttcaccattacGTTTGCTTCATCAAGTTTTCCATAGAGTAGTCATCTCCTCCCAAGGAATTTTTAGCCATTCCAGACTAAGCATCTGTATCCCTTTATTCTAATCTTCCTCTCCCATAAAGCCTTGCCTGTTTCTCTTCCCTAACCAAACGGCCAgtctccttttgtttttcttataattaaccCCACCTCTAGCCCCATCTTCACCCCCACACATGGTCCCTAGGGCCCCTCCATAATGATTATACTTTTGCTTTGTTTAATTACATATTTGCTTCACAACTAGACTATAAAAGTCTTGAGGTAACACcctgtcttttcatcttcataTTCCCTCCCACATATGCTATCTCCAATCAGAAATATAGTCTTCTGTTTGGTCCCAGAGCTGCTGTTTCTTTCCAGCTTTGATCTGtcgaaataaatattatttggaagaaaaatctaaaaacggaaaaacaaatgaaagtagGCTAACCCCATGAAGGTAAAATGTTCTCTGAGAAGTGCAATTGGAAAGCTCTGGGTTAAACACTACTTGAATCCTGTGAACTGGAATTCCTTGGACagttccttctctcctccctcttggcCCCACACTTTGGTTTTGCAAAAGCAGCAGAAATCTCTCCACAAGCATCACAAGCACAGCAGGGTCATGGATGGGCAGAGACGGCAAAAGTATATTAACAGCGTCCTCACATTGTGGCCCCTGGATAgaaggtgactcagtggtaaagaatctacctgccaacgccAGAGACTCAAcacatgcaggtttgatccctggatcaggaaggtcccctggagtaagaaatggcaacccactccagtattcttgcctggagaactccatggacagaggagcctggcgggctacagtactgggtgttgcaaagactcagacacaactgagcaaccgggCACACACATATCACTGCATACATTCGGTTATGAAGAAGGTGTTTGATAatattcaggaaagaaaaaaaaaaaaaaaggaagaaaggaaaaaaggaaagaaaaaagaaaagacaaacctTACATGTGCATATGGCTTAATATCTAAGAGTAATTCACATCCATTCTTAGAGCTGACCTTTACAATAGCTCTGTGCAGTAGGGTGGTTAGTTATAatcccccatttcacagatgaggacactgaggatcAGTATTTGAAttacttgcctgaggtcacatagCTCTAAATGGCAGACCCAAGTCTCAAAACTAGGTCTCCTGACTCCTAGATCCAACACTGCCAGACAAGCTTCAAATCTTCAAGGAAGGCCTGAGGAAATGAAATTTctctaaaaacatttatttctcaaataGCGCTAGTAGGCAAGGAGGGTGGAGATCATGGAAATGGTCCTCTGAGGGAGAGAAGACTAAGAAATCTCTTATTATGCATTCCAAGGTGATGTCTCAGAGAGCCATATTTAGGTTTGGAGTGCCACTGAAAACCAGAAGTGTTTTTAGTCAATTGTTCCAAATTTTACCTGAACCGAGAGTCTCCTAATAAACAAAATCTGCCCTGGAGCAATGGAAGTCTGTTCTGTCAGCAGCACTAACTAAAGGGGAGAAACCATTTTATCCCAGACCTTAGCAGTAAGGCCAACTAACCACTCTTTTATCTATCACGCCCTTGTGGCTTCACGCATCACTTCTACAAAGCAACTGATAATTTATGCAGTTTCCTTGTATAAGATCTTAAAGAATTTCCAATGTAAACCTGCAAGTTTCCAGGCTCTGCTACTTAGGAATGTAAATTATTTACTTGTTTGCCTTTGATATGTTGTTATTTTATCTTGTTACCAACAATTGGGATTTCCCGGAAGAGAAAATTGTACATCTCTCCTACGAAGATACATTTTAATAAAGCATAAAAATTTTCAACCCTCAATTATTCATAGTTGCACAGGGAATACTTAAGATTCCATTCACCAGCAAGAATCTATGCAAAGATGTATGCATGTATTTTGTTGCCCAGGGGAATAGCACACACAGCCTTCAGATTTGCATAGCCATAGAGGTTGCTAGGTCTGAGATTACAATGCTCTTCAAATCATCTGACATGTCCAGCATTTAAAAACAGTTGTTACATACATGGATCTGAGATGAGAATGACAAAATTCCTCATGGTGTCAGAAGAATGCTATTTGctaatctaaaaaacaaaacaaccggCAGTTACTTGGACAGAATTCATACCTGTTCGGGTGATAACATTCTGGTCAGgtgaaaaaacaggaagagactgtgGGGAAAGTGGTAGAGATCTGGGAGCTTGACTAGGACACCTTGAATTAATAATTAAACCAATTTCTGAATACCAACAAGCCTAAGAGCGAATCCACCAGAATTCAAAAGTCTAAGGATGCAGGTAGCCTAGGATCTGAAATAGGTGATCTTGTGATGCTTCTgccttcactcactcactgataAGCATCAGGTGGGTCCTATGGCGAGGAAACAAGACAGACAAATACTTGGGCATCAGAAAGCCCGGAGCAAGGATGATGGAAAGGAAACTGTTTCATCTGGGTGAGAAGCTGAGTATCTAGAAGCAGGTGTGACAGTCAAGGCTGGAAGGACAGTTCAGGATTATGTCTTGGGTCCCCAAGCCACCTCCAGGTTCAGTGGTTTTCTAGAAAGACTAGAAGAACTCAGAAAAGTGATTGTACTCACGGTTTCAGTCTATTACAGCAGAAGAGTGCAGAGTAAGATCAGCAAAGGTCCCCAGTGCACAGGGCAGAGCCCGGGAAAGACGCGGTACAAACTCCTCTGCACTCTTGTCCTGGGTGTCTTCTCCCGGTGGAGTCCCCGGGAAGGCACTCAATCTCCCAGCAAGTGTGTGACACCAGATGTGAAATGTCACCCATCAGGAAAGCTCACTCAAGCCTTGATGTCTGTGGTTTATGCCGGGAGTGAGTCACAGAGGCCTGGAGCATTTCTGACCTGCCTTAGTTGCCCTGTCTGCAGCCCTTGCAGAGGTCAAACTGCTACAAAGAGCACAAAGCAGCCACCATAAATCACATCGTTTGCCACCCTGTCCTGTCCCGGGGCCCCAGGGATACCAGCACTCCCTTGTCGGGTAGGTATTCCGAAGGCTTAGGGGCAGCTCCTAGACACTGGGAAGGATAGCTCTTTACTTAGAATGTGTAAGGTTTGGCCACCTCAGGGCTGCTAGTGGTTGTTTAGTTGGGAAATTGt
Above is a genomic segment from Dama dama isolate Ldn47 chromosome 2, ASM3311817v1, whole genome shotgun sequence containing:
- the LOC133068792 gene encoding securin-like; amino-acid sequence: MRKWRSVRSQELLRAGICPCTAAWCLAVWLLSTPRVGKMFDAPPALPKTARKALGNVHRATEKSVKTNGPLKQKQTTFSTKKITEKTVKAKSSVPASDDTYPEIEKFFPFNPLDFESFDLPEGHQIAHLPLNGVPLMILDEEREPEQLLQV